Part of the Benincasa hispida cultivar B227 chromosome 12, ASM972705v1, whole genome shotgun sequence genome is shown below.
gcacatttaggttttaccacaaaccaataaacataaaatccctagttatctatatgtgactcaagcatgtatatggtgacatacaattggatcatgtcttgagtgataaccaaaatggtctgtagtatatcgatataggagggaaaccttatcctggtaacactacgaatgtGGCcagctttgtggaatggtcacaagtgttgtgacttgtcacagatggtctgatcctgatcatttgtgtaggggacatgtgagcgggggcgtcctatacaaagagtttgtataagacctgaccacgaagtattaacgtctcgttatatacgttcataactgagacttcactttactaggatgaccataggtaacatgaccccaatcctgagtgagttgggaactcctgccattgagggctgtcctttgattttcataggtgcaagtggccagaacgccgacttaaacctaccattttgggattcgtctgatttgggagctgggaactcagctacacaagatggaattcactcatttccgaagcagaggtaagtagatagctcccttaagggctgattctagggcttgaacattgtggcgccacacacattctcatggcccgagaggtgttcacacatagtagaactatgttgcattgttcattaaaggaatcagtggtacttaaggaggaagattaATTAcaaggacaaaacggtaaattggcctgctgtaattacgagcatctatgaagggtcatcgtactgattattggttatattcaatggacatagaaatatatctatggcaagaagagttcaactgtcggtctttagtggaatgcctggcaattaatggatgatggatatcgtgactaaagagtttagtcagctattcacatactattggagctttgagctataggtccataaaatctcattggtagcttagatacaagttgaaaatcagtttttgggtcaatttgaaatattcaaattgacaatagggaatttaattatatatgatataattgaacgagttaattaaatagatataattaactttatgcatgagatacattaatttggagaaaattggatataaatatgatttatatctagtagaagaaaaaaaaaatattataattaatatttgatattaatttataagttatgaatgtgataagatcacattcattggacaattataaaggaaatgggaaggcgcctcttcgtttaaaataacggatgagtgcattataaatagcagatgGAGTGTTAATCTCGTCGTGCACGGGTATTATGGAAAAGATAGTGTtattgtttagaaaatcagtgcctatacgatagggaCTACATAATCgcttacatatatgatattgttaagcgatcgcataccgatTACAGCTTCGCTCGCTATTAACTAAACCATCGTTTagctttttcctaagcgatcgatgagctcccggtatttactaaacgatcgtatagacgatcgcttagtttttcctacgcgatcgttttggacgatcgctcacccttttcctacacgatcgtatagacaatcacTTACTTTTACTACATGTCATATactctacctaaacgatcaagcatattgtctatgcgatagacgatcgcatctcccacttgcttgatcgttgtgtacggtcaccctccctccttccctctaccaaatgcgaacaaagcccacactttggattctcactccaaagATAccgagggctctaagtggtgttgtTTTCTCTGAttccttctgtccgagtggtgactgttcgaggtagacggttgggcttcagacttgctgtgaagaagaaatcttcatatggtatgatttcttgatccctttagtattatgaaagtatgtttgaatgtacaTATGATAATTCTATCAgaatgaattagaaagatccgcttccgctcgtaggtagtcttgaataagagtttcttcaataaCTTCATGTTATAATTACACTGTATCTGTAAATGtatattagttaattttcaaagtCCATCGAGGGCAAACTGGGAATACgtttaactttatattacattttgaagTGGATAACAACATGTTTCTAATGAAAAAAAGATTTAGATAAGACTAAATCTGGTAACAAAAAGTTAAATCAATTGACAAAAAGTTAGATAAaccaaaattgataataatGTGTTGTATTTGCAATATTCACAAATACATTAGAAAATAGTCAACCACtacacaaaaatcataactcCAATTCTCCGGCATTCCTCGCAACCATGGAAGTTCCGATTTATTGTATTGTCTAAGTATGATTCTCCCCGATGAACaagatttcattttctttgGCCGAAAAACAAAGAAAGCTGATTATAATAATGAAACAAAAGAAGATTGAATTGTTATACAAGaacaaatgaagaggaaaaaatgaaaatcgatAAATCAATGGAAAAGGAAAGGAGGAAAAGAGAAGTTTAAGCAGTTGTAAAGTCATAACAGAAACAATACCTTGTGAAAAAAATCATACGAAAACCTAAATCGATAAACACTTTGCATGAATAACAAAAGTGATGGGTATTTTTCTATGATAgtgattgatattttttttttccaaatcgttaaaataatataaaaatctaataatataaaataatttaaatcttcAAAGATATGAGAAATATCGagctaatttattaaaaatatgtataaaatgaaaaaattcgaatattagaataaatttgaaatttgattagataaaatgaaatttgataatttatggaaatttaaaatataaaatttggcAAGAAAATcaggttatttaattaaagtgaGATTAATTCAAAGAGTGATTAAacataatctaaattaataataatatatgtaGATTACGTTAACCACATGAGGAAAATAGGAGGACGGTTAAAATCAACAATTACTTTGTATATAGAATTTAACTTTGTTTATGATTCTACGGTTACCATGTACTTGTAATTTCATCCAAGACAAATCATGTATTtcgaaatttgaaatttatgatCATGTGCATGTCACATGAATTGtcctaaattttattattgattgattttgtcatttttcgTAACGAAATCCTAAATTTTGTCATAAATTCTCCTTATAAAATTCACAATTTTCAAATTGGGCCATCGTGTTATTCTTGGAGAGGCCCAAGATGGGTAAATATGTGTCTTCAAAGAATAAGAGAAACCCTAATCTCCGTCTCCTTCCCGATACCCTAAAAAAACAGCCGAAGAGTTTCAACTATAAATATTCACCATCTCCCTGATTAGGGTTTTTGTTCGTTCTCGGCCGTCGCCTTCACCATTCCAACTCCAGAGAGTAAGTTGTACTAGGAAGAGATGAAGACGATCCTCTCATCCGAGACCATGGATATCCCCGATGGGGTGAAGATCAAGGTGAGCGCCAAAATCATCGAGGTCGAAGGTCCTAGAGGGAAACTCGTTCGCAATTTCAAGCATTTGAATCTCGATTTCCAGTTGATCACCGACGAAGCTACGGGAAAGAAGAAGCTCAAGATTGATGCTTGGTTTGGCTCCAGGAAGACTTCTGCTGCTATTCGCACTGCTCTTAGCCATGTTGAGAATCTCATCACTGGGGTCACTAAGGGCTACCGTTACAAGATGCGATTTGTTTATGCTCACTTTCCCATCAATGCTAGCATCACCAACGCCAACAAATCCATCGAGATCCGAAACTTTCTTGGCGAGAAGAAGGTATTTaactctttcttttctctctctcgttgCACTATCTGGATGTTGGTTTCTGGATTCTGGATTCATATTTACTGCTGCGTTTGCATTTTATCATAATTGAATGCCGAATGTTTCAGGCTTAACGGTTAAGAAGGATTAAGCGACTACTGATCTAAACTTGTTTATGTATGAATCCGTAGCACTGTGAAGTCTAGTATTCTATCTTTCTCCTTTTGTGATTAGTTAGTATTTAAGATAAAAACCAAGAGGATATTTTATTTCCTAAAAAAGGCAGAATAGTGTTTCATTTTTAGATTGTCTGTACCTGATTTCATGATTCGCCATCAGGGTTGCAGTTTATCTTCTGTGCTTGGAGTTCTTTTCAATGTATAGCCTTTAACTAACTCATGTAAAATTATGCTTCAGTGTAATCTACTGTAGGGACATTTTTTTTGGTTGAGAGATGTTTTCGACAACAAAAAATGCAATCAA
Proteins encoded:
- the LOC120068462 gene encoding 60S ribosomal protein L9, with protein sequence MKTILSSETMDIPDGVKIKVSAKIIEVEGPRGKLVRNFKHLNLDFQLITDEATGKKKLKIDAWFGSRKTSAAIRTALSHVENLITGVTKGYRYKMRFVYAHFPINASITNANKSIEIRNFLGEKKVRKVDMLDGVSIVRSEKVKDELILDGNDIELVSRSAALINQKCHVKNKDIRKFLDGIYVSEKGTVVEEE